GAGTATCCTAGAAGAGGACTCAGACTTTCTCTTAGGTATTAACTGCCCTCAACAATTACTGGTGAGTTAattaaaactgacaaaaattagaaaagttGAGTTTTGAGGACTCTGAGAGGGtaattcaacaaatactcattGCCCTCAAGTAGCTTAGCATCTGTGAGTCTGATGAAGAGGAGGGCAAGCAGGGAATGAGACATAGTGGAGCCTGGGAAGACCTCCTACTCCCGTGTTCTTGTCAGCTTCTCATTTATGGGCCCCAGGGTCATGAGACACAAGCACTCTAGTCCACACTGTCCCTCTAGCATCCAATATGTACTCCTTCCTAAATGTACAAACATGTCTTTTTCATGCATCACAGCCAAGTCTCCCATCACACTAATTCTCTGAGTACTTCAAGAGATTGGGATTGGCTAcccaactcagtgactaaatagGAAGCGAGGAACCAACACCTCTCCTGGCTTCTGAACCAGGGGCCACAAGAACAAATTGTTGCCAGAGAGAAGTGTCAGAAGAAGGGATGGTTCCAGATCCTCTCttcatgccatgcagcatgcgaTAACCTCTGCATGTAACATTCTCTTCCTTCTCGCTTTGTTCTAGCTAACCTCTACCCACCTTTTATGTCTCAGCTGAGATTTCATCACATCCAGGAAGCCTTTGGTGACTCATGGACCAGGTTAGGTATCCCTTGCCATCCATGCATTTCAACAGAATCATACATGCacaccacacatatacatatactcacatatatgaatatgtgtatatatatttctgaatatgcatatatatgtaagggcttccgtggtggctcagtggtaaagaatccgcctgcaatgcagaagctgcaagagatgcaggttagatctttgggtcgggaagatcctctggaggaggaaatagcaacccactccagtattcttgcctggagaatcccatggacagaggaatttggggtcgcaaagagtcagatataactgaagcaactgagcatgcacacatacatatatatatatataaaacttactAGCCCTTAACTCAAGATGCAATGGCCATGTCTGCCCCTGATGAATGGCACATACCAGGCGCTCAGTAAATAAGCAGACCTCAGCAGGAAGGCCAGGGCTGAGGAGAGAACTGATGTGGGAGGAGAATGAGTCACCATTCCCCAGATACTACTAAACTGATCCAGGGCATAATTCAACGTTTCACAACCTCACAATACAACATTTCAGAGAACTGGATAATTTGGCATGTGCCTTCACCTGCCAAATACAAATGCTCTTGCCTGGGCAGGGATCCTTGCCATTGGAGGCATCACCTCCTAGACCATCTTATAAGGACCTCTCTCAGGATCTCTTCCCTAACCCCAGATTTACTGTGAAGGTACCCATTCAACACTTCAACAAATATCCTTCTGTGGATCTGCTCTTACAACAGTTCATTGCACTGGAAGGACAAGAATTCTGCTCTCAGAAAACCTTTATCTTCTGTGGAGTCTCACCCCCAAAGTGAATTCCTAGCATTTCACAATCGTACAACTCTTACCCAAAGAGTTACACTCTGGTGTGAGTTCTCTGATGCTGCATGAGGCCTGATCTATGCCTAAAGGTCTTCCTACATTCACTGCATTCATAAGGCTTTTCCCCAGTGTGGATCCTCTGATGCTGGGTGAGGGCTGAGCTTTgattgaaggattttccacatgcattacattcataaggtttctctccagtgtgaattcgCTGATGTTCAATAAGGATAGAGCTTCTACTGAAAGCCTTACCACATTCAGTACATTCATAGCCTTTGTCTCCAGTGTGAATTTTCTTATGCTGAGTAAGGGCTGAGCTCCGGCTGAAAGCTCTCCCACATTCACCACATCCataaggcttctctccagtgtgaattctctgatgccGGATGAGCTCTGAGCTGCCCctgaaggcttttccacattcacAACATCCATAGGGTTTTTCACCACTATGAATTCTCCAATGTCTAACAAGGTCTGATCTCAGACTAAAGGCTTTGCTACAATCTTGACATGTATAAggtctctctccagtatgaattctctgatgtctaATCAGCTTTGAGCTCTGGCAAAAGGCTTTCCCGCAGTCCAAGCACTCATAGAGCTTACCCCCAGAAAGAATTCTCGGTTGTGTTATAGAGTTTGAGTTCAGGCTGAGGCTTCCTATACTTTCATTACCTTCCAGGAAATGCTTTTCTGTGGCGATTTTCTTGGTGAAGCTTGCCAGTCTAAAATGTTTTTCCTGGGAAGGGAACTGACTCAGTTTGTTCCCAGAAGCACTGCCTTTCAGCTTCTCAAAATTGTCCAGACCTCCTAAAGCTTCTTCAAGTATCTGTCCTGAAGGAGTTTCCCCAGGGAGTCGTCTTGGAGGTATTGTGGTTGCTGATGCAACACATTCAATACTTTCTTGCTTTGCTGTCAATACTCTGTCAGCCACCAGCTTGCCATCTAAAAATGTGAATAGAATATGCAAGTGTCATTTGCTCCCCATGCTGGAAGAAAAAACTTACTATAGTGAGAATAGAAAAGAAATCAAGTAAAATAGGTATTTACCTATTAgaaggaaaactattaaaaattagcTTCCAAATCTACAATTAAGAGAAGTGACTtggtttcagttttatttattaaataaaaaataaaaatggttaaaaaaaaaagagagagagaagtgactTGGGGTTGTGAGAGGAGCCCGTCCCCAGACAGTAATATAGACTAGAATGAGAGTCAGCCTGGGAAAAGAGAGATAGTGAACAGTGAAAGACATTAGCTAAAGGAGATGGTGGTAAACAGGGGTAGCAGTGACAGAGCAGGAAGCTGGGAGACAGTCCTGGGTTAGAGGAGAAGGTGTGTTTTTAGGTaatgagggaaaggaaaagaggaacaaCTAGGAACAAGTAGGCTAAAGAAAGATGTCTGAGTCTTGA
This sequence is a window from Bubalus bubalis isolate 160015118507 breed Murrah chromosome 22, NDDB_SH_1, whole genome shotgun sequence. Protein-coding genes within it:
- the ZSCAN30 gene encoding zinc finger and SCAN domain-containing protein 30 isoform X1; the encoded protein is MAGKSAALAYCAPKGQERLIVVKVEEENCVWGQDFGRQGNACSQEAFRQRFRQFGYSDSAGPREALGRLRELCCQWLRPEVLSKEQILELLVLEQFLAILPEELQALFRENRPESGEDAVEMLEELEKELDEPRQQDTAHGQGMTWKEMTSVGALKSPSIQLQPLEKRGKNETQECQAFCERDGKLVADRVLTAKQESIECVASATTIPPRRLPGETPSGQILEEALGGLDNFEKLKGSASGNKLSQFPSQEKHFRLASFTKKIATEKHFLEGNESIGSLSLNSNSITQPRILSGGKLYECLDCGKAFCQSSKLIRHQRIHTGERPYTCQDCSKAFSLRSDLVRHWRIHSGEKPYGCCECGKAFRGSSELIRHQRIHTGEKPYGCGECGRAFSRSSALTQHKKIHTGDKGYECTECGKAFSRSSILIEHQRIHTGEKPYECNACGKSFNQSSALTQHQRIHTGEKPYECSECRKTFRHRSGLMQHQRTHTRV